A genome region from Penicillium psychrofluorescens genome assembly, chromosome: 3 includes the following:
- a CDS encoding uncharacterized protein (ID:PFLUO_004604-T1.cds;~source:funannotate), giving the protein MAILDDIASVSFRDQTAVITGTTNGLGLAISEELVRRQIATLIMGVRNIQKGEEVKAQLLANPTWHSRNPSVVIHVVELQMRDYESVIAFATEVKVLTQTVDLVLLNAGVGGLDFETTQSGHEKIMQVNVYSNALLVLELLPLLQETAILKSRPSRLTWVGSFVQMDHSLTKRAVPMERRVMDHFDDKSCFDGATRYQDSKLIGTMVVKQLAQRIDKKTVIFNEVSPGPVLTNFGAIYPFYFRAMIAIAGAFASKRKSLAEGVNKYLHAIALVGKESHGAYISNYEIAQ; this is encoded by the coding sequence ATGGCGATACTCGACGACATTGCATCTGTCAGCTTCCGTGACCAAACAGCTGTCATAACCGGGACGACAAACGGACTGGGTTTGGCTATTAGCGAAGAACTCGTCCGTCGCCAAATCGCCACTCTCATCATGGGAGTACGAAATATCCAGAAAGGCGAGGAAGTCAAAGCACAGCTCCTGGCAAATCCGACCTGGCACTCAAGGAATCCTAGTGTTGTGATCCACGTGGTAGAGCTCCAGATGAGAGACTATGAGAGTGTTATCGCGTTTGCCACTGAGGTAAAAGTGCTCACGCAAACGGTCGACCTTGTACTGCTCAATGCGGGTGTGGGCGGTCTCGACTTTGAAACTACACAGAGCGGTCATGAAAAAATTATGCAGGTCAATGTTTACTCGAACGCTCTCTTGGTCCTCGAGTTACTTCCTTTGCTACAAGAAACGGCAATCCTCAAGTCTAGGCCCTCACGCCTGACTTGGGTTGGAAGCTTTGTGCAGATGGACCATTCGCTGACAAAGAGAGCTGTTCCTATGGAACGTCGAGTTATGGACCATTTTGACGACAAGTCCTGCTTCGACGGTGCAACTCGTTACCAAGACTCCAAGCTGATAGGAACCATGGTCGTCAAGCAACTGGCACAACGCATCGACAAGAAGACGGTCATATTCAATGAGGTCTCACCCGGCCCTGTGTTGACAAATTTTGGAGCTATCTACCCATTTTATTTTCGAGCCATGATTGCGATCGCGGGTGCTTTCGCATCTAAGCGAAAGTCCCTGGCTGAAGGAGTGAACAAATATTTGCACGCCATTGCGCTAGTCGGAAAAGAATCGCACGGCGCATACATTAGCAATTACGAGATTGCACAGTAA
- a CDS encoding uncharacterized protein (ID:PFLUO_004603-T1.cds;~source:funannotate), whose protein sequence is MKTIGIIGGSTEVATAEYYKLINLGINKRLGGFNTGEIIINSMNFDKSAHYVQGELWEEGGKYLQGKALSLERAGADFFLCVSNTWHIAAPVFTKDVHIPFLHILDSTVAAVKGQDLRTVLLLGTKATMESEALLAQYSQRGIEIVVPNGNDQAQIDDIIFMELSKGSFTAQARQKYLDIVDKHVAKGVEGIILGCTEIPLLINQRDRPSIPMFDTLKLHVEAAVNMALE, encoded by the coding sequence ATGAAGACGATCGGAATAATCGGTGGCAGCACAGAGGTAGCGACGGCTGAGTATTACAAGCTCATCAACCTCGGCATCAACAAAAGACTCGGGGGTTTCAACACTGGAGAAATCATAATCAACTCCATGAACTTTGACAAAAGTGCACACTATGTGCAAGGCGAACTATGGGAAGAAGGTGGCAAATACCTCCAGGGTAAAGCATTGAGTCTCGAACGCGCCGGTGCcgatttcttcctttgcGTCTCGAACACGTGGCATATCGCGGCACCAGTTTTCACGAAAGACGTCCATATCCCATTCCTTCACATTTTGGACTCAACGGTAGCTGCGGTAAAAGGACAAGACCTCAGAACTGTACTTCTTTTGGGCACCAAAGCAACCATGGAGTCCGAAGCTCTGCTTGCGCAATACTCCCAGCGTGGGATCGAAATCGTGGTGCCCAATGGCAACGATCAAGCTCAAATAGACGACATAATTTTCATGGAGTTGTCAAAGGGGAGTTTCACCGCGCAAGCTAGGCAGAAATATTTGGATATCGTGGACAAGCATGTTGCGAAAGGGGTGGAAGGAATCATTTTGGGATGTACGGAAATTCCCTTGTTGATTAACCAGCGTGATCGGCCGAGTATTCCTATGTTCGACACTCTCAAGCTGCATGTTGAAGCCGCAGTCAATATGGCATTGGAGTAG
- a CDS encoding uncharacterized protein (ID:PFLUO_004601-T1.cds;~source:funannotate), which yields MPEAQGLKYDESEMALFKAKLSYHSTIDARMASKDTNLASISEHQARILKRWEMLKQMEKEMTEKGKSLPPGDKKQLAQYEWRYKHLEELATKTAGS from the coding sequence ATGCCCGAAGCTCAGGGTCTCAAGTACGACGAATCGGAGATGGCACTCTTTAAAGCCAAACTCTCTTATCATTCCACTATCGACGCACGCATGGCCTCAAAGGACACGAACCTCGCGTCTATCTCGGAACATCAAGCACGGATTCTTAAGCGGTGGGAGATGCTGAAACAaatggaaaaagaaatgaCAGAGAAGGGTAAAAGTCTGCCTCCCGGTGACAAAAAGCAACTGGCGCAGTATGAATGGAGGTACAAGCACCTGGAAGAGCTGGCAACCAAGACTGCGGGAAGCTAG
- a CDS encoding uncharacterized protein (ID:PFLUO_004602-T1.cds;~source:funannotate), producing MARTVLITGCSDGGMGAALAKEFHRQGDRVFATARTLSKMASLKAAGIETLALDVVSEDSIQACLNQVSSLTGGSLDILVNNAGRGFCMPVADISITEAKEVFDLNFWAILRMSQVCLPLLQNAARAHGRALLVNQTSVSSVVGAPFWSAYNTSKAASSMLIQNLRLELAPFGIMVIDLKTGGVKTNIHNNDPVCHLPTSSPYAAVKEEIEKFSKGDINSAGQDPGVWAKNVVGDLNKHNPPNIIWRGKSSTQIWIASLLPTTALDSTLKKLASLDVFEKSLNGKPQQ from the coding sequence ATGGCTCGCACCGTTCTTATTACCGGTTGCTCCGATGGCGGCATGGGAGCAGCATTGGCCAAAGAATTTCACCGACAAGGCGACCGCGTGTTTGCAACAGCTCGAACTCTTTCGAAGATGGCCTCCCTCAAGGCTGCGGGCATCGAGACTCTCGCCCTCGACGTCGTCTCGGAAGATTCAATCCAGGCCTGCCTCAACCAAGTCTCCTCGCTCACGGGTGGCTCACTTGATATCCTGGTCAACAACGCCGGCAGAGGCTTCTGTATGCCAGTGGCAGACATCTCAATCACGGAGGCTAAGGAGGTGTTCGATCTCAACTTCTGGGCGATCCTACGCATGTCACAAGTGTGTCTACCTCTGCTGCAGAACGCGGCCCGGGCGCATGGACGTGCTCTTCTCGTGAACCAGACCTCCGTTAGCAGCGTAGTGGGCGCCCCATTCTGGAGTGCATACAACACTTCGAAGGCCGCCAGCTCTATGCTCATCCAAAATCTGCGATTGGAGTTAGCACCATTCGGCATCATGGTGATTGATTTGAAAACTGGTGGTGTGAAGACCAATATTCACAATAATGACCCGGTCTGTCATCTGCCAACGAGCTCTCCCTACGCTGCAGTGAAGGAGGAAATTGAGAAATTCTCGAAAGGGGATATAAATTCAGCTGGCCAGGATCCCGGAGTTTGGGCAAAGAACGTCGTCGGCGACTTGAACAAGCATAATCCGCCAAATATCATCTGGCGCGGCAAGTCGTCAACTCAAATCTGGATCGCCTCGCTCCTCCCCACCACTGCGTTGGATTCGACACTCAAAAAGCTTGCCAGTTTGGATGTGTTTGAGAAATCACTGAACGGAAAGCCTCAGCAGTGA